The following proteins come from a genomic window of Pseudomonas cichorii:
- the tnpC gene encoding IS66 family transposase yields the protein MTSSPSLDQMTPEQLRALAEQALQLLSQVDSMGQKIQRLETVNEQLAHEIAILKRHKFAKRSEQLSPDQGSLLDDLLDTDLAAIEAELKAANPPTAPAEPREKPRRAQLPAQFPRTVIRHEPENTQCACGCQLQRIGEDISEKLDYTPGVFTVEQHVRGKWACRQCETLIQAPVPAQVIDKGIPTAGLLAHVMVAKFADHLPLYRQEKIFGRAGLAIARSTLAQWVGQTGVQLQPLVDALREAVLAQRVVHADETPVQMLAPGEKKTHRAYVWAYCTTPFSALKAVVYDFSPSRAGEHARNFLGSWNGKLVCDDFAGYKASFELGITEIGCMAHARRKFFDLHVANKSQLAEQALHSIGGLYEVERQAKEMGDEDRKRLRQEKATPIAEKLHEWMLAQRELVPEGSATAKALDYSLKRWVALTRYLDDGAVPIDNNPVENTIRPWALGRSNWLFAGSLRSGKRAAAIMSLIQSARMNGHDPYAYLKDVLSRLPTHKASEIDQLLPHQWMPG from the coding sequence ATGACTTCCTCGCCCAGCCTCGACCAGATGACACCAGAACAGCTACGCGCCTTGGCCGAGCAGGCCTTGCAGTTGCTGTCCCAGGTCGACTCGATGGGCCAGAAGATCCAACGCCTCGAAACGGTCAATGAGCAGCTTGCCCATGAGATCGCGATCCTCAAACGCCACAAGTTCGCCAAGCGCAGTGAGCAACTGAGCCCTGACCAAGGCAGCCTCCTCGACGACCTGCTCGACACCGACCTTGCAGCAATCGAAGCCGAGCTGAAGGCGGCCAATCCGCCAACTGCACCGGCCGAGCCTCGTGAGAAACCCAGACGTGCGCAGCTGCCTGCGCAGTTTCCACGCACAGTGATCCGCCACGAGCCGGAAAACACTCAGTGCGCTTGCGGTTGCCAACTTCAGCGCATCGGCGAGGACATCAGCGAAAAGCTGGATTACACACCGGGCGTGTTCACGGTAGAGCAGCATGTGCGTGGAAAGTGGGCCTGCCGCCAGTGCGAAACGCTGATCCAGGCACCGGTGCCGGCCCAGGTAATCGACAAGGGCATACCTACTGCAGGCCTGCTCGCTCACGTGATGGTGGCGAAGTTCGCCGACCACTTACCGCTATACCGTCAGGAGAAAATCTTCGGCCGCGCCGGTTTGGCAATTGCGCGCTCAACGCTAGCCCAATGGGTCGGGCAAACTGGCGTGCAGCTTCAGCCTTTGGTTGATGCGCTGCGAGAAGCAGTACTGGCGCAGCGAGTTGTCCATGCCGACGAGACGCCGGTGCAGATGCTCGCACCCGGCGAAAAGAAAACTCACCGCGCTTATGTATGGGCTTACTGCACCACGCCATTTTCGGCGCTTAAAGCGGTGGTCTACGACTTCAGCCCAAGTCGCGCGGGTGAACATGCCCGCAACTTCCTCGGCTCCTGGAACGGCAAACTGGTGTGCGACGACTTCGCAGGCTACAAGGCCAGCTTCGAGCTGGGCATCACCGAAATCGGCTGTATGGCTCACGCCCGCCGCAAGTTCTTCGATCTGCACGTGGCGAATAAAAGTCAGTTGGCCGAACAGGCACTGCACTCGATTGGCGGTTTGTACGAGGTTGAGCGGCAAGCCAAGGAAATGGGCGATGAAGATCGCAAGCGATTACGTCAGGAAAAAGCGACGCCCATCGCTGAGAAGTTGCACGAATGGATGCTGGCTCAGCGCGAGCTTGTGCCCGAAGGATCGGCTACGGCCAAAGCTTTGGACTACAGCTTGAAACGCTGGGTAGCGCTGACGCGCTACCTGGACGATGGGGCTGTGCCCATCGACAACAATCCTGTCGAGAACACGATAAGACCATGGGCCTTGGGGCGATCTAACTGGTTGTTCGCAGGATCGCTGCGCAGTGGTAAGCGGGCTGCGGCGATCATGAGCTTGATCCAGTCGGCGCGCATGAACGGGCATGATCCGTATGCGTATCTCAAGGATGTGCTGAGCCGGTTGCCGACGCACAAGGCCAGTGAGATTGACCAACTTTTGCCGCATCAGTGGATGCCGGGCTGA
- a CDS encoding SDR family oxidoreductase produces MKLNGNTILITGGATGIGFSLAKRLAENNTVIICGRNEAMLARAKNDVPTLIPYACDIADTESRRAMVKWLKDNHPSLNVVINNAGVQNQRDFNSDPHMDTLDAEIAVNFTAPVHLIAELLPSFKQQENAYVINVSSGLAFSPMADVPVYCATKAAIHSFTLSLRHQLKSSNIRVIEIAPPIVDTALGGGTRSAGAASHMMVSADDFTIESIEQLGAGKDEILVGVSVKTRQMGEAMFETMNKRG; encoded by the coding sequence ATGAAGCTCAATGGCAATACCATTCTGATCACTGGCGGTGCCACCGGCATCGGCTTCTCTCTCGCCAAACGCCTTGCTGAAAACAATACGGTGATCATTTGCGGCCGCAATGAGGCGATGTTGGCTCGCGCTAAAAATGATGTTCCAACGTTGATCCCATATGCTTGCGATATTGCCGACACGGAAAGTCGTCGTGCGATGGTGAAATGGCTTAAGGATAACCACCCAAGCCTCAACGTTGTGATCAACAATGCAGGCGTTCAAAACCAACGTGATTTCAACAGCGACCCGCATATGGATACGCTCGATGCCGAAATCGCCGTTAACTTTACGGCTCCTGTCCACCTGATTGCGGAGCTGCTGCCGAGCTTTAAGCAGCAAGAAAACGCTTACGTCATTAACGTCAGCTCTGGTCTGGCATTCTCGCCTATGGCTGACGTGCCGGTGTACTGTGCGACCAAGGCGGCTATCCACTCCTTCACATTGAGCCTGAGGCATCAACTGAAGTCTTCTAATATCCGCGTTATTGAAATTGCTCCTCCCATAGTCGATACCGCTCTCGGTGGCGGTACTCGCAGTGCGGGCGCTGCAAGCCACATGATGGTTTCGGCTGATGATTTTACTATTGAGAGCATTGAGCAGCTCGGAGCGGGTAAAGATGAAATTCTGGTCGGGGTTTCCGTTAAAACCCGTCAGATGGGAGAAGCCATGTTTGAGACTATGAATAAGCGTGGCTGA
- a CDS encoding tetratricopeptide repeat protein, protein MLYLRNFGAGLYCLLSLAATCNAADLSLKGAENSALNFSLWNKDFSVWSKLDFAKNGLSVPLYDGGSSASIGLGANSTAISPNGKYAIIQRTVFGELHDSEKVTSTEKNYCDMISMDSGCVLLSRPAEACSGSWKEGTWSTDGGETIKPQLETISPKELIKSTSVIGEAASRAAAIKDQMFMGGDSYMSCYSPEKNTQSLNDLGFYLAQAGDDASALKIYRGLESVGQRTVLMLNIADSLWNMKKTTEAVGYYKKYTDAMNAAGKSKKIPMRVFERIK, encoded by the coding sequence ATGTTATATCTCAGAAACTTCGGCGCAGGCCTATACTGCTTGCTCTCGTTGGCGGCTACTTGCAATGCGGCAGACCTTAGTTTAAAAGGTGCTGAAAACTCAGCTTTAAATTTTTCTTTATGGAATAAAGATTTTTCCGTTTGGAGTAAATTGGATTTTGCAAAGAACGGCCTGAGCGTCCCTTTGTATGATGGCGGCTCAAGCGCCTCGATAGGTTTGGGAGCAAACTCTACCGCCATCTCCCCGAATGGGAAGTATGCAATAATTCAGCGAACAGTATTTGGTGAGCTGCATGACTCTGAGAAAGTTACAAGTACTGAAAAAAATTACTGCGATATGATTTCCATGGACAGCGGGTGTGTACTTCTCTCTCGGCCAGCTGAAGCTTGCTCGGGAAGCTGGAAGGAGGGCACTTGGTCAACGGATGGTGGAGAAACTATAAAGCCACAACTGGAAACAATAAGCCCTAAGGAGTTGATAAAGTCGACTTCTGTTATAGGCGAAGCAGCTTCTAGGGCCGCAGCGATAAAAGATCAGATGTTTATGGGGGGCGACTCTTACATGAGCTGTTATTCCCCCGAAAAAAACACCCAATCGTTAAATGATTTGGGGTTTTATCTGGCGCAAGCAGGGGATGATGCTTCTGCGCTTAAAATATATCGAGGCCTTGAATCTGTCGGCCAGCGCACAGTATTGATGCTGAATATTGCTGACTCTCTCTGGAATATGAAAAAAACCACTGAGGCTGTGGGGTATTACAAAAAATACACTGACGCAATGAACGCTGCCGGAAAAAGTAAAAAGATACCAATGCGAGTTTTTGAGCGCATAAAATAA